The following proteins are co-located in the Gorilla gorilla gorilla isolate KB3781 chromosome 7, NHGRI_mGorGor1-v2.1_pri, whole genome shotgun sequence genome:
- the C7H8orf82 gene encoding UPF0598 protein C8orf82 homolog → MWPPCGTLRTLALARSRGARACSGDGGVSYTQGQSPEPRTREYFYYVDHQGQLFLDDSKMKNFITCFKDPQFLVTFFSRLRPNRSGRYEAAFPFLSPCGRERNFLRCEDRPVVFTHLLTADHGPPRLSYCGGGEALAVPFEPARLLPLAANGRLYHPAPERAGGVGLVRSALAFELSACFEYGPGAPALPSHVRWQGRRLALTMDLAPLLLAARPP, encoded by the exons ATGTGGCCGCCGTGCGGGACGCTCCGGACCCTGGCCTTGGCGCGGTCGCGGGGAGCCCGGGCCTGCAGCGGGGATGGGGGCGTTTCCTACACGCAGGGTCAGAGTCCGGAGCCGCGGACCCGCGAGTATTTCTACTACGTGGACCACCAGGGCCAG CTTTTCCTGGATGATTCCAAAATGAAGAATTTCATCACCTGCTTCAAAG ACCCGCAGTTCCTGGTCACCTTCTTCTCCCGCCTGAGACCCAACCGCAGCGGGCGCTACGAGGCCGCTTTCCCCTTCCTCTCGCCCTGCGGCAGAGAGCGCAACTTCCTGCGCTGCGAGGACCGGCCGGTGGTCTTCACGCACCTGCTGACGGCGGACCACGGGCCTCCGCGCCTCTCCTACTGCGGCGGTGGCGAGGCCCTGGCCGTGCCCTTCGAGCCGGCGCGCCTGCTGCCCCTGGCCGCCAACGGGCGCCTGTACCACCCGGCGCCGGAGCGTGCGGGCGGCGTGGGCCTGGTGCGCTCCGCCCTGGCCTTCGAGCTCAGCGCCTGCTTCGAGTACGGGCCCGGCGCGCCAGCGCTGCCCTCGCACGTGCGCTGGCAGGGCCGCCGCCTCGCCCTCACTATGGACCTGGCCCCGCTGCTGCTCGCGGCTCGGCCGCCCTGA
- the LRRC14 gene encoding leucine-rich repeat-containing protein 14 yields the protein MHTLVFLSTRQVLQCQPAACQALPLLPRELFPLLFKVAFMDKKTVVLRELVHTWPFPLLSFQQLLQECAHCSRALLQERPSTESMQAVILGLTARLHTSEPGASTQPLCRKHALRVLDMTGLLDDGVEQDPGTMSMWDCTAAVARTCIAQQQGGAAEPGPAPIPVEVRVDLRVNRASYAFLREALRSSVGSPLRLCCRDLRAEDLPMRNTVALLQLLDAGCLRRVDLRFNNLGLRGLSVIIPHVARFQHLASLRLHYVHGDSRQPSVDGEDNFRYFLAQMGRFTCLRELSMGSSLLSGRLDQLLSTLQSPLESLELAFCALLPEDLRFLARSPHAAHLKKLDLSGNDLSGSQLAPFQGLLQASAATLLHLELTECQLADTQLLATLPILTQCASLRYLGLYGNPLSMAGLKELLRDSVAQAELRTVVHPFPVDCYEGLPWPPPASVLLEASINEEKFARVEAELHQLLLASGRAHVLWTTDIYGRLAADYFSL from the exons ATGCACACGCTTGTGTTCTTGAGCACACGGCAGGTGCTGCAGTGCCAGCCAGCTGcctgccaggccctgcccctgctgccACGCGAACTCTTCCCCCTGCTGTTCAAGGTGGCCTTCATGGACAAGAAGACAGTGGTACTGCGCGAGTTGGTACACACGTGGCCCTTCCCGCTGCTCAGTTTCCAGCAGCTGCTACAGGAGTGTGCCCACTGCAGCCGTGCCCTCCTGCAGGAGCGGCCTAGCACTGAGAGCATGCAGGCTGTTATCCTGGGGCTGACTGCCCGGCTCCACACCTCAGAGCCTGGGGCCAGCACACAGCCCCTCTGCAG GAAGCATGCGCTGCGGGTGCTGGACATGACGGGCCTCTTGGATGATGGCGTGGAACAGGATCCTGGCACCATGAGCATGTGGGACTGTACTGCTGCCGTAGCTCGCACATGCATTGCCCAGCAGCAGGGTGGGGCCGCAGAGCCTGGGCCAGCCCCCATCCCCGTGGAGGTGCGCGTGGACCTGCGGGTGAACCGGGCCTCCTATGCATTCCTGCGGGAGGCCCTCCGAAGCAGCGTGGGCAGCCCGCTGCGGCTCTGCTGCCGGGACCTGCGAGCTGAGGACCTGCCCATGCGCAACACTGTGGCCCTGCTGCAGCTTCTGGATGCAGGCTGCCTGCGCCGCGTGGACCTGCGCTTCAACAATCTGGGCCTGCGCGGCCTGTCTGTAATCATCCCACACGTGGCCCGCTTCCAGCACCTGGCCAGCCTGCGGCTCCACTATGTGCATGGGGATTCAAGGCAGCCCTCCGTGGATGGCGAGGACAACTTCCGCTACTTCCTTGCCCAGATGGGCCGCTTCACCTGTCTGCGTGAGCTCAGCATGGGCTCCTCTCTCCTTTCAGGGAGGCTGGACCAGCTGCTCAG CACCCTGCAGAGCCCCCTGGAGAGCCTGGAGTTGGCCTTCTGTGCTCTGCTGCCTGAGGACCTGCGCTTCCTGGCACGGAGCCCCCATGCTGCCCACCTCAAGAAGTTGGACCTGAGTGGTAACGACCTGTCTGGCAGCCAGCTGGCACCCTTCCAGGGTCTGTTGCAGGCATCAGCAGCCACACTGTTGCATCTGGAGCTGACTGAGTGTCAGCTCGCAGACACCCAGCTGTTGGCCACACTACCCATCCTGACTCAGTGCGCCAGTCTCCGGTACCTTGGCCTCTATGGCAACCCACTGTCCATGGCGGGCCTCAAGGAGCTGCTGCGGGACTCAGTGGCACAGGCTGAGCTGCGTACTGTGGTGCACCCCTTCCCTGTGGACTGCTATGAGGGCTTGCCCTGGCCGCCGCCTGCCTCTGTCCTGCTGGAGGCCTCCATCAATGAGGAGAAGTTTGCCCGCGTAGAAGCTGAGTTGCACCAGCTGCTTCTAGCCTCAGGCCGTGCCCATGTGCTCTGGACCACGGACATCTACGGGCGACTGGCTGCGGACTACTTCAGCCTATGA
- the LRRC24 gene encoding leucine-rich repeat-containing protein 24 isoform X2 produces the protein MALRAPALLLLLLLLLPLRAAGCPAACRCYSATVECGALRLRVVPLGIPPGTQTLFLQDNNIARLEPGALAPLAALRRLYLHNNSLRALEAGAFRAQPRLLELALTSNRLRGLRGGAFVGLAQLRVLYLAGNQLARLLDFTFLHLPRLQELHLQENSIELLEDQALAGLSSLALLDLSRNQLGTISREALQPLASLQVLRLTENPWRCDCALHWLGAWIKEGGQRLLTSRDRKIMCAEPPRLALQSLLDVSHSSLICIPPSVHVQPLELTANLGEDLRVACQASGYPQPLVTWRKVPQPREGRPRAQAQLEGGLLGLGGQSASDTGSGMLFLSNITLAHAGKYECEASNAGGAARVPFRLLVNASRQQPQQPAQPPPPAARPAGREPGPEAGSMAFRALGLATQTAIAAAIALLALTALLLVAMICRRRRRRKKARGPPGEGALFVNDYLDGPCTFAQLEELRDERGHEMFVINRSKPLFADGPAEAPADCGPAEGAGPGLRVPPPVAYEIHC, from the exons ATGGCCCTGAGGGCCCCcgcactgctgctgctgctgctgctactactgcCGCTCCGCGCCGCCGGCTGCCCAGCAGCCTGCCGCTGCTACAGCGCCACGGTGGAGTGTGGCGCCCTGCGGTTGCGCGTCGTCCCGCTGGGAATCCCGCCAGGGACGCAG ACACTGTTCCTGCAGGACAACAACATCGCGCGCCTAGAGCCGGGAGCCCTGGCGCCACTCGCCGCTCTGCGCCGGCTCTACCTGCACAACAACAGCCTGCGCGCCCTGGAGGCCGGCGCCTTCCGCGCGCAGCCGCGCCTGCTGGAGCTGGCGCTCACTAGCAACCGGCTGCGCGGCTTGCGCGGCGGCGCCTTCGTAGGCCTGGCCCAGCTGCGCGTGCTCTACCTGGCGGGCAACCAGCTGGCGCGGCTGCTGGATTTCACCTTCTTGCACCTGCCG CGACTGCAGGAGCTTCACCTGCAAGAAAACAGCATTGAGCTGCTGGAGGACCAGGCTTTAGCGGGGCTGTCCTCCCTAGCACTGCTGGACCTCAGCAGGAACCAGCTGGGCACCATCAGCCGAGAGGCCCTGCAGCCCCTGGCCAGTCTGCAAGTCCTGCGCCTCACAG AGAACCCATGGCGCTGTGACTGCGCCCTGCACTGGCTGGGGGCCTGGATCAAGGAGGGCGGCCAGCGGCTGCTCACCTCCAGGGACAGGAAGATCATGTGTGCAGAACCCCCGCGCCTGGCGCTCCAGAGTCTCCTGGACGTATCCCACAGCAGCCTCATCTGCATTCCGCCCTCTGTCCACGTGCAGCCGCTGGAGCTCACAGCCAACCTGGGTGAGGACCTGCGGGTTGCCTGCCAAGCCTCCGGCTACCCCCAGCCATTGGTGACCTGGAGAAAGGTGCCCCAGCCTCGCGAAGGCCGGCCGCGAGCCCAGGCCCAGCTAGAAGGCGGGTTGCTGGGCCTGGGCGGACAGTCGGCATCCGACACGGGCAGCGGCATGCTCTTCCTCAGCAACATCACGCTGGCGCACGCCGGTAAGTACGAGTGCGAGGCCTCCAACGCCGGCGGCGCTGCCCGCGTGCCCTTCCGGCTCCTGGTCAACGCGTCCCGGCAGCAGCCGCAGCAGCCCGCGCAACCGCCGCCTCCGGCCGCCCGCCCCGCCGGCCGCGAGCCCGGGCCCGAGGCGGGCAGCATGGCCTTCCGCGCCCTGGGCCTGGCCACGCAGACGGCCATTGCGGCGGCCATCGCGCTGCTGGCGCTCACGGCACTGCTCCTGGTCGCCATGATCTGTCGCCGGCGCCGCAGGCGAAAAAAGGCGCGGGGGCCTCCGGGGGAGGGCGCGCTGTTCGTCAACGACTACTTGGACGGCCCCTGTACGTTCGCACAGCTAGAGGAGCTCCGCGACGAGCGCGGCCACGAGATGTTCGTCATCAACCGCTCCAAGCCGCTCTTCGCCGACGGTCCGGCGGAGGCGCCCGCGGACTGCGGACCAGCagagggggcggggccggggctcCGCGTGCCCCCGCCGGTCGCCTACGAGATCCACTGCTAG
- the LRRC24 gene encoding leucine-rich repeat-containing protein 24 isoform X1, which translates to MALRAPALLLLLLLLLPLRAAGCPAACRCYSATVECGALRLRVVPLGIPPGTQVGTVWSCGRTGCPQGEEDPRSGVSASSFPGLQTLFLQDNNIARLEPGALAPLAALRRLYLHNNSLRALEAGAFRAQPRLLELALTSNRLRGLRGGAFVGLAQLRVLYLAGNQLARLLDFTFLHLPRLQELHLQENSIELLEDQALAGLSSLALLDLSRNQLGTISREALQPLASLQVLRLTENPWRCDCALHWLGAWIKEGGQRLLTSRDRKIMCAEPPRLALQSLLDVSHSSLICIPPSVHVQPLELTANLGEDLRVACQASGYPQPLVTWRKVPQPREGRPRAQAQLEGGLLGLGGQSASDTGSGMLFLSNITLAHAGKYECEASNAGGAARVPFRLLVNASRQQPQQPAQPPPPAARPAGREPGPEAGSMAFRALGLATQTAIAAAIALLALTALLLVAMICRRRRRRKKARGPPGEGALFVNDYLDGPCTFAQLEELRDERGHEMFVINRSKPLFADGPAEAPADCGPAEGAGPGLRVPPPVAYEIHC; encoded by the exons ATGGCCCTGAGGGCCCCcgcactgctgctgctgctgctgctactactgcCGCTCCGCGCCGCCGGCTGCCCAGCAGCCTGCCGCTGCTACAGCGCCACGGTGGAGTGTGGCGCCCTGCGGTTGCGCGTCGTCCCGCTGGGAATCCCGCCAGGGACGCAGGTGGGCACCGTGTGGAGCTGCGGGAGGACGGGGTGCCCCCAGGGAGAAGAAGACCCCCGCAGCGGGGTAAGCGCCTCCTCTTTCCCCGGCCTGCAGACACTGTTCCTGCAGGACAACAACATCGCGCGCCTAGAGCCGGGAGCCCTGGCGCCACTCGCCGCTCTGCGCCGGCTCTACCTGCACAACAACAGCCTGCGCGCCCTGGAGGCCGGCGCCTTCCGCGCGCAGCCGCGCCTGCTGGAGCTGGCGCTCACTAGCAACCGGCTGCGCGGCTTGCGCGGCGGCGCCTTCGTAGGCCTGGCCCAGCTGCGCGTGCTCTACCTGGCGGGCAACCAGCTGGCGCGGCTGCTGGATTTCACCTTCTTGCACCTGCCG CGACTGCAGGAGCTTCACCTGCAAGAAAACAGCATTGAGCTGCTGGAGGACCAGGCTTTAGCGGGGCTGTCCTCCCTAGCACTGCTGGACCTCAGCAGGAACCAGCTGGGCACCATCAGCCGAGAGGCCCTGCAGCCCCTGGCCAGTCTGCAAGTCCTGCGCCTCACAG AGAACCCATGGCGCTGTGACTGCGCCCTGCACTGGCTGGGGGCCTGGATCAAGGAGGGCGGCCAGCGGCTGCTCACCTCCAGGGACAGGAAGATCATGTGTGCAGAACCCCCGCGCCTGGCGCTCCAGAGTCTCCTGGACGTATCCCACAGCAGCCTCATCTGCATTCCGCCCTCTGTCCACGTGCAGCCGCTGGAGCTCACAGCCAACCTGGGTGAGGACCTGCGGGTTGCCTGCCAAGCCTCCGGCTACCCCCAGCCATTGGTGACCTGGAGAAAGGTGCCCCAGCCTCGCGAAGGCCGGCCGCGAGCCCAGGCCCAGCTAGAAGGCGGGTTGCTGGGCCTGGGCGGACAGTCGGCATCCGACACGGGCAGCGGCATGCTCTTCCTCAGCAACATCACGCTGGCGCACGCCGGTAAGTACGAGTGCGAGGCCTCCAACGCCGGCGGCGCTGCCCGCGTGCCCTTCCGGCTCCTGGTCAACGCGTCCCGGCAGCAGCCGCAGCAGCCCGCGCAACCGCCGCCTCCGGCCGCCCGCCCCGCCGGCCGCGAGCCCGGGCCCGAGGCGGGCAGCATGGCCTTCCGCGCCCTGGGCCTGGCCACGCAGACGGCCATTGCGGCGGCCATCGCGCTGCTGGCGCTCACGGCACTGCTCCTGGTCGCCATGATCTGTCGCCGGCGCCGCAGGCGAAAAAAGGCGCGGGGGCCTCCGGGGGAGGGCGCGCTGTTCGTCAACGACTACTTGGACGGCCCCTGTACGTTCGCACAGCTAGAGGAGCTCCGCGACGAGCGCGGCCACGAGATGTTCGTCATCAACCGCTCCAAGCCGCTCTTCGCCGACGGTCCGGCGGAGGCGCCCGCGGACTGCGGACCAGCagagggggcggggccggggctcCGCGTGCCCCCGCCGGTCGCCTACGAGATCCACTGCTAG